The genomic DNA TTTGGACGTTCGGTCGATCCTCCGGAGACCGGAAACGACTGGACCGCTCGGGTTCCTTGAGGATGTCCGTCGGGCGTCCCGGGCATGCCGGTGACATCGTTGATCGTATCCCACAGCACATCGGCTCGCAGTCGTCGCAGATGCATGTGCGAGAACTGTCGGGTGTCCAAGCGATTCGAATCGTTCGGCGTGGTGCTCAGTTGATAGACGCGGGAATTGCAGATGTCGCGGACGAGGCTTCGAAGATCGAAGTTCGAATCGACAAGACGATCGTTCAACGCATCCAACAGCGGCGCGTTGACCGGCGGATTGCTGACGCGAATATCGTCGACCGGTTGGATCACCCCGCGTCCTAGGAAGTGTGCCCAGATGCGATTGGCCAGGTTGCGGCTGAACATCTCGTTCTCCGGCGATGTCAGCCAATCGGCGAGGGCTTGCCGCGGATCGCCGTCGTGTTCGGCTGGATCGACGGTGCCGAGCGCTCTGGGCGGCATCGGGCGTTGATCGACGACGTGTTTGGCCGGCGGAGCCGATGTGTCGTAGAAGATCCGCCGTTCGCGAGGCTCGACGCCCGGCTTGCGTTTCACGCCGGAGAAGAAGCTGACGAAGCTGTAGTAATCGTCTTGCGTCCAGCGATCGAAGGGATGGTTGTGGCACTCGGCGCACTGAATTTGAATCCCCAGGAAGACCTGAGAGAAATCGGCGGCGAAGACCTTCGGTTCAAAACGCGGTTTATGCTGCAGCATCGTGTAGAGATTTGCGGGGCCGTTGGTCAGGTTGCTTCCCGACGCTGCGACCATCTCGGCGACAAACTCGTTCAGCGGACGCCCCGACGCGATCTGCTGGCGGATCCATTTTTGGAACATTGTCGCCGCTTTCAGGTGGGTTCCCACGGGAGCGTAGTTGCCGCCGATGATCCGCAATTGTTCGCTCCACAGCGTCGTCCAGTAGTCGGAAAACTCATCGCTTTGCAACAGTTCATCGATCTTTTTCTCGCGTTTCCCCGGATCGTTATCGTCCATAAATGCATGGTATTCGTCAGGCGTCGGAGGCCGAGCGGCGAGGTCCAGCGTCACGCGGCGCAAGAAGGTTTCGTCGTCGCACAGCTCCGATGGGACGATCCGCAGCTTCTGCAGTCGGTCGAAAACCAGGTGATCGATGTAGTTGTTTTCAGGGGGATTGGGCCACTGAAAGCCTTTGCTGGGCGGCAAGACAATCACTTCGGCACCGACCGTAAACCGGCTGTAGCGGGCAAAGACGTTGGTGTCTCCCGGCTGCGCGGCGGTGATGAAGCCGTCGTGGTTGATGTCGGCGACACTGGCATTGTTGCTGTGGAACAGCGCAAGGGAGGTGACGTCGCGCTGCGTTCCATCGCTGAAGTTCGCCAGCACGCGCAGTGACGATTCGGCGCCGGAGGTTTCAAACACAAACGCATCTTGCGACAGTTCCAATCCGACCGCTTCGGCGACCTCCCCTTCATCGTCGGGAGCTCGGGCGGCGATCCAGCGATGCAGCGTTTCGTAATATGGGCTGTCGGTGTCGAACAACTTGCCTCCCGAATGCGGCACCGCCCCGGTCGCTTTCTTCAACAGCAGACTCTGTTCGGGGATCGCGTAATTCAATCGCCGGCCGATCATCTCCCCCGTGATCCGGTGGTAATCGCCGCGGACGTCGTATCCGAACAGCGACAACATAAAACCGTCTTTCCCTTGAGCTGCTCCGTGGCAAGCGCCGGAGTTGCAGCCGGTGCGGAACAGGATCGGCATGATGTCCTTGCGAAAGCTGGGGACTTCGGGCGAAGCGGCCTGCAGCAGCGACGTGGTCAGGATGGCGATGCTGAAAGCGAATGTACGTTGGATATTCATCGTTGATTTTTGGGGAGTGGGAATCGGGGGAGGTCGCCAATTCAAACGCGGTCGTTTCGTTTTACTGAGGGCGTTCCGCAAGCCTGCCGAAACGAATGAGGTTCGGCAGTTTAAGTTGTTGTTTCGTTACAGCTTGGGGTCGATCCGTAAGCTCGCTTGGCCTGCGCCTTGCACGATCGTCTGCCCCGCGACGGGGACGGACAGCTGACACCGAAGTCCGCTGACCTTGCCCAGCAGCGCTTCGTCGGTCGCTTGCAATTGGAAGACCAGTTCCTTGGAGTCCTTGGTCAGCGTCGGTTGCGGATCGACAACGCTGACTCCCTTGGGAAGTCCCTGCAATTGAACGTTCGCTTCCCCTTCAAACTCGCTTTGGTGCTTCACCTTCCAAATAAACGGTTTGGTTTCCCCGCGGCGGACCGATTGGACATCGGCTGTCAATTGGACAAACGGAGCGCTCACGTCCAGTTCGAGAATATCGGAAGAGACGCGAATGTGACCGGGGCCCAAGTAAGGTTTGATCGAATCGTTGATCGTGCTGGCGATCACGACCAACGGCGATTTGCCCAACGGTGGACGCCCTTTTGCCGCCAGGGTGAGCGTTCCGGAGTTCGAACCGCTGGGGATGATTACCGGTGGCGATGAACTGATCGTAGGGTGAACGTAGCCGGTTTCCAGCAGCACCGGCCCGTCGAAACCATCTTGGCGAACGATCTCGACATCGATATTCAGTTCGCCACTTTGCACCAGAGAGACCTTGGGGCTTTCGACGACCAGCGAGAAGGGAGCCGGATCGGTGACGCCCATCATATATTGGTCGACGCGCACCGCACGCCACGCATCGCCGCCGGAATGGTTGATGAACGGAACGTTTTGTTGGCAACGGGTCGCGAGGGTCGCATCCGAATCGATCGGTCGGGCTTCCAGCGTGAAGGTCGCTCCGGTCAGCGGAGCATCGGGATCGGCGATCAATTGGACCGGCCACTTCCCCGCATCGGAGGTCAACGGTGGCGATACCAGTTGGACCCCGTCGGGCAATCCGTTCGCGATGAATTCGAATGGGCCATCGTATGTATTCCATTGGCCCTTGGGGAGCGAGACGTTGACGGTCCAGCGGTTGCCGCGCGGGATGGCGAAGCCGGAGACACGCATGCTTTCGGTCCAGTCGAACGTGGCACTGGCCAACATGGTTTGCACGATTGTATGGGGGGACTGGATCTCGATTCGATAGACTCCCAACGCGCCGCCTTGGCCGCTGGGATCGGAGACTTCCAATTGGTATTCGCCATCGGCCGCCGGTTTCCAGAGCACGCTCGGATCCAGCACCGACGTCTGCCCACCCCGGGCGCGATAATTCGTGCCAAACGTGCCCCGTTCTTCCAGCGTCGCGTCGTCGGCTTCCAATTCGATTTTGCCCAGCGTCCCGTCGGCACCGATCGGGCGAATCACGATCTTGGTGTCCATCGGAGATCCAAGCGTCGCGGAGAAGAGCCGGATGTGCAGCGGTTCTCCCTTTTTGACGTCTAATTTGTAGCGATCACGATCGTTGCGGGCATCGATCATCCCGTTGATCGCGATCGGCAATTGCGGGACTTTCGTCACCTCCGCAGTCGCATCTTCGATCAGGTTGGGGAAGTCGCTGGCACTCAACTTGATCGGTGAAGGGCCGCCGTCGTAGTGATCGAACAACCCTTCGGTCTCGGGCACCTGAACCGAATGGCTGTAGCTGCCGGCCGGATCGCCGAGTAGGACGACATCCTGTTTCGTCCCCACCTGCCCACCTGGCGGAAACGCGAGGATCGGTCGCCGATTGGTGCCGACATGCAAGCAGTACGTCGTCATCGATCGCTTGTACGCCGAACGCGTCACCTCGATGAAAACATCGCCATCGCGTGGAGCGATGATCGATAAAATCGGATCTTGCACGTGCAGTAGGTTGTCGTCGTTGGAACCCAGTTCTTTCCCCTTTTCGTCGAGGATCCGCAGCGCCAGATCGAACTCCGCATCGCCGTAATGAACGTCGGCAATCCGGGCCGAATCCAGTTCGACCGAGACGTGCTGGCCGGCCTTGGTTGGCACGCGATAGATGTCGACG from Rosistilla carotiformis includes the following:
- a CDS encoding DUF1549 and DUF1553 domain-containing protein, whose product is MNIQRTFAFSIAILTTSLLQAASPEVPSFRKDIMPILFRTGCNSGACHGAAQGKDGFMLSLFGYDVRGDYHRITGEMIGRRLNYAIPEQSLLLKKATGAVPHSGGKLFDTDSPYYETLHRWIAARAPDDEGEVAEAVGLELSQDAFVFETSGAESSLRVLANFSDGTQRDVTSLALFHSNNASVADINHDGFITAAQPGDTNVFARYSRFTVGAEVIVLPPSKGFQWPNPPENNYIDHLVFDRLQKLRIVPSELCDDETFLRRVTLDLAARPPTPDEYHAFMDDNDPGKREKKIDELLQSDEFSDYWTTLWSEQLRIIGGNYAPVGTHLKAATMFQKWIRQQIASGRPLNEFVAEMVAASGSNLTNGPANLYTMLQHKPRFEPKVFAADFSQVFLGIQIQCAECHNHPFDRWTQDDYYSFVSFFSGVKRKPGVEPRERRIFYDTSAPPAKHVVDQRPMPPRALGTVDPAEHDGDPRQALADWLTSPENEMFSRNLANRIWAHFLGRGVIQPVDDIRVSNPPVNAPLLDALNDRLVDSNFDLRSLVRDICNSRVYQLSTTPNDSNRLDTRQFSHMHLRRLRADVLWDTINDVTGMPGTPDGHPQGTRAVQSFPVSGGSTERPNFGGDFFKTFGRAGRNSVCVCDTKTEPTLSQTLNLSVGSTVQGRLYANGRFRKQIADGETPEEIIQQMFITALCRQPTAEEMSGLLGLIGDQKKDAHVYEDIFWSLLNSTEFIFNR
- a CDS encoding serine protease, which encodes MHIFNRTLAILGCLIVAQQASAMTKNLEGTAPRIGQRGTTVDVTIVGVSIGDPREIIFYKPGIRAVNVRTADEPPKRRGLMHGGRIEEAVVCQFEIAEDCPLGEHPFRLLTATELTCIGTFHVSPFPIIDEEETEHHSNDSLETAKSITPNVSVLGIQSGSQRPDVDIYRVPTKAGQHVSVELDSARIADVHYGDAEFDLALRILDEKGKELGSNDDNLLHVQDPILSIIAPRDGDVFIEVTRSAYKRSMTTYCLHVGTNRRPILAFPPGGQVGTKQDVVLLGDPAGSYSHSVQVPETEGLFDHYDGGPSPIKLSASDFPNLIEDATAEVTKVPQLPIAINGMIDARNDRDRYKLDVKKGEPLHIRLFSATLGSPMDTKIVIRPIGADGTLGKIELEADDATLEERGTFGTNYRARGGQTSVLDPSVLWKPAADGEYQLEVSDPSGQGGALGVYRIEIQSPHTIVQTMLASATFDWTESMRVSGFAIPRGNRWTVNVSLPKGQWNTYDGPFEFIANGLPDGVQLVSPPLTSDAGKWPVQLIADPDAPLTGATFTLEARPIDSDATLATRCQQNVPFINHSGGDAWRAVRVDQYMMGVTDPAPFSLVVESPKVSLVQSGELNIDVEIVRQDGFDGPVLLETGYVHPTISSSPPVIIPSGSNSGTLTLAAKGRPPLGKSPLVVIASTINDSIKPYLGPGHIRVSSDILELDVSAPFVQLTADVQSVRRGETKPFIWKVKHQSEFEGEANVQLQGLPKGVSVVDPQPTLTKDSKELVFQLQATDEALLGKVSGLRCQLSVPVAGQTIVQGAGQASLRIDPKL